The genomic segment ACTCCGTCTCCAAGCCTTGCACAGTAGACTTCCTCCATCAGCGCCAAGGGCATTCATACATTTCCCCCATTACGTGATAATTAACCCCGGTGCCCCAGCCTTTCTCTATAACCCATCTCCTTTTTTTTCCTCCGCTTTGGCGTGTCCAGAACTAACAACGACCCTGGCAGGACAAGATAACCACACAAAAACGCGGGGAGATGAATGGCCGGCGTGGGACATCGCTCTCTCATGCAGCAGTGATTTCAGCTTTAATGGCAAAATCATTATCATTGCGACAATGGCTCACAAATGAGCAGAGGGTGAAATAAAGAGGAGGGGGGGAGAATTATGTGTGGAATAAATGAGCGCTGCCGAAATTCATAGCATCATAAAGAGAACCTTATCAAATGAACCAGCAGAAGGTTAGACGAGCGGCAGAGCAATTAGGCTAACACCGTAGGGCCTCTATTTCATCTTCTGTGCGCTCATCATGTACAAATTCCCAATTAGATTTATTCCTTTCATTATCATCAATGGGATTTCAAAACAATAGTGTATACACAATACCCTCCTTTAAAGGTACAGTTTTATTTCCGCTGTGTATAGCTAATAGCACTGAAAAAATAAATTCTGCTAAATTGaatccaaatatttttttttagactttttttcAATACATAGGTACAATAAATggtgaaaagtatgtgcccccctaaACATAGTGATCTCCCATTCCACGTCCATAGACGTTAATATGCAGATGTTACGGCTCCCGCTCTACTGGGAAGGATTTCTACAGGATTTTAGTTTGGAGgcgtctgtgggaatttttgccctTTGTCCATTTGTGAGGTCAGAACTGATGTTGGGGAGAAGTCAGCATCACAATCTCCATTCTAAGTCATCCCAAAGGTGTtgcatggggctggggtccgggctgcaTGCGGCATCATGTTCTCCCCTCTTCTTGTCTTTATGGAGCTTGTACACCAGACACAGTCATGTTCCCACAAAGCAGAAGATTCAATTGTGTACAATGTCTTGTACTGAAGCATTAAGATTACCCATCAATGGTACTAAGGTGCAGAGGTCGCTCCCTGATAATAGCCCAGAGCATCATCCTCCCTCACCAAACTGTACAGGGGGCACAATACAGTCAGGGGATAACattctccatcaccaaacccaaatTCCTCCATCAGACACAAGTAGAGCAGTGTGATCCGTTattgcacagaacacgtctcctccagagtctaGCGATAGCGGCTTCACACCGCTCCATCcgatgctcagcattgtgcttggtgatgtacggctcagcattgtgcttggtgacgtacggctcagcattgtgcttggtgacgtacggctcagcattgtgcttggtgacgtacagctgagcattgtgcttggtgacgtacggctcagcattgtgcttggtgatgtacggctcagcattgtgcttggtgatgtgcggctcggcattgtgcttggtgatgtatggctcagcattgtgcttggtgatgtatggctcagcattgtgcttagtgatgtacggctcggcattgtgcttggtgatgtatggctcagcattgtgcttggtgatgtacggctcggcattgtgcttggtgatgtatggctcagcattgtgcttggtgatgtatggctcagcattgtgcttggtgatgtacggctcagcattgtgcttggtgatgtgcggctcggcattgtgcttggtgatgtatggctcagcattgtgcttggtgatgtatggctcagcattgtgcttagtgatgtacggctcggcattgtgcttggtgatgtatggctcagcattgtgcttggtgatgtatggctcagcattgtgcttggtgatgtacggctcagcattgtgcttggtgatgtacggctcagcattgtgcttggtgatgtgcggctcggcattgtgcttggtgatgtgcggctcggcattgtgcttggtgatgtacggctcagcattgtgcttagtgatgtacggctcggcattgtgcttggtgatgtatggctcagcattgtgcttggtgatgtacggttcggcattgtgcttggtgatgtatggctcagcattgtgcttggtgatgtatggctcagcattgtgcttggtgatgtatggctcagcattgtgcttggtgatgtgcggctcggcattgtgcttggtgatgtatggctcagcattgtgcttggtgatgtatggctcagcattgtgcttagtgatgtacggctcggcattgtgcttggtgatgtatggctcagcattgtgcttggtgatgtacggctcggcattgtgcttggtgatgtatggctcagcattgtgcttagtgatgtacggctcggcattgtgcttggtgatgtatggctcagcattgtgcttggtgatgtatggctcggcattgtgcttggtgatgtatggctcagcattgtgcttggtgatgtagggctcagcattgtgcttggtgatgtacggctcagcattgtgcttggtgatgtagggctcagcattgtgcttggtgatgtacggctcggcattgtgcttggtgatgtatggctcagcattgtgcttggtgatgtatggctcagcattgtgcttggtgatgtagggctcagcattgtgcttggtgatgtatggctcagcattgtgcttggtgatgtacggctcagcattgtgcttggtgatgtatggctcggcattgtgcttggtgatgtatggctcggcattgtgcttggtgatgtatggctcagcattgtgcttggtgatgtacggctcagcattgtgcttggtgatgtatggctcagcattgtgcttggtgatgtacggctcagcattgtgcttggtggtgtatggctcagcattgtgcttggtgatgtatggctcagcattgtgcttggtgatgtccggctcagcattgtgcttggtgatgtccggctcagcattgtgcttggtgatgtatggctcagcattgtgcttggtgatgtacggctcagcattgtgcttggtgatgtatggctcagcattgtgcttggtgatgtatggctcagcattgtacttggtgatgtatggctcagcattgtgcttggtgatgtatggctcggcattgtgcttggtgatgtatggctcggcattgtgcttggtgatgtatggctcagcattgtgcttggtgatgtacggctcagcattgtgcttggtgatgtatggctcagcattgtgcttggtgatgtacggctcagcattgtgcttggtggtgtatggctcagcattgtgcttggtgatgtatggctcagcattgtgcttggtgatgtccggctcagcattgtgcttggtgatgtccggctcggcattgtgcttggtgatgtacggctcagcattgtgcttggtgatgtacggctcagcattgtgcttggtgatgtacggctcagcattgtgcttggtgatgtacggctcagcattgtgcttggtgatgtatggctcggcattgtgcttggtgatgtacggctcagcattgtgcttggtgatgtatggctcggcattgtgcttggtgatgtacggctcagcattgtgcttggtgatgtatggctcggcattgtgcttggtgatgtacggctcagcattgtgcttggtgatgtatggctcggcattgtgcttggtgatgtatggctcggcattgtgcttggtgatgtatggctcagcattgtgcttggtgatgtatggctcggcattgtgcttggtgatgtacggctcagcattgtgcttggtgatgtacggctcagcattgtgcttggtgatgtacggctcagcattgtgcttggtgatgtatggctcggcattgtgcttggtgatgtatggctcggcattgtgcttggtgatgtacggctcagcattgtgcttggtgatgtatggctcggcattgtgcttggtgatgtacggctcagcattgtgcttggtgatgtatggctcggcattgtgcttggtgatgtacggctcagcattgtgcttggtgatgtatggctcagcattgtgcttggtgatgtatggctcagcattgtgcttggtgatgtatggctcagcattgtgcttggtgatgtatggctcagcattgtgcttggtgatgtatggcggcAGTTGCTCAGCAGCTAAGCCCGCGGCAGGCACAGTGTTTGTGTTGATGTTACCAGAGCAGGTCTGGATTCTGCAGttctggggtcagcagagcggtggtgactttCCTGCACCTCTGCTCCTCAGAACTCGGTCCCCGCTCTGTAAGATTACGGGGTCTCCActtcgtggctgagttgctgcATTTCCTTCACCTTcccaataatatcactcacaggtgatggaggAAGATCCAGAAGGAATAAACATCAGGAACTGATTTGTTTCcccggtggctcctattacaggacgcactggtatcagtgagctctgtacCACCGTCCCTATGGATATGTTTGACGCATACGCTGGAAACTTTTTTTCGGTTGTGTGTTATGCAGTGGAGCCAGCTGGGACCCCAACCCATCACCCCCAATTGTTCTCTTTGCATTTAATTCACATTATATACTATCCGttaccatataataataataataatatttattcatttatatagcactattaattccacagcgctttacatacattggaaacactgtccccattggggctcacaatctaaattccctatcaaaatgtctttggagtgtgggaggaaaccggagaacccggtacCCATGTAAACTTCATGGACTAAAGTCGTGGGTGCTGCGGAACACCAGGAACCAAACTGTTCCCAATAAGAGTATAATTCAGAAATGAAGCCCGGCTTTTACGTTTTTACGCTTTCTACTTTCTCATTTCCCCAGATTTAGACTCTTCTATAACATTTCCATACATATCTATGAAGCATAGTCTCAGCTCTTGTATTAAGTTATTTTGTGCCagtgcatttttttgcaattttggaaTGAAAACtcttaaaaagtttttttttttgctggtatTGAGAAGGAAGGACTGATGGCATAAATTAATATTCCCCTCCAGCTTTCCATGACCGTAGCCGCCAAAGCAGCGAGATggatgtttttgttttattttttttttcttctttcaattAAAATTAGGCTTGGAAGAGGGCCAGGGAAGCGGAGCGGCGGGGGACTTTATGGCTCCCTGTTGGAGTTCTTTTTTAATGCCAGTGTAATGGCAGATAATAGCCAACATTTAATTTTCCTCTTGTAATACAATAAATTGATTTGGAGTTTTGTTGGATTTCTTAATCTTTATTCGGATGTCCCTCTCTATTTAATAATTGATTCATCCTATGTATAATGTATTGTCTTCATATAGTGATAAATACAATGTAATCTGTTCTGTCGCCTTCTTGTAAATCATTCTTGCAAATTTGTGGGATGGGACATCTGAAGAGTCACTTACGAAAAACCTCTTTACACAGTAGACTAAAATCGGCCAGCCCCGCTGATTTTGGTGACATTGGTCGACCTTCAGATAGACATGGCAATCTCCAGTCTCGCTCCTGACTAAAGATGTCGAGGAAGATGGGAGAATTGTAATACAAATGCTTGATCCTTCTGTTCTCCAAGCAAGAAAAGTCCTTCATGAAAATTAGACTTATGGAAATTAGCAGATAGTCATCAGTTGAGCAATGGTTAGGGTCTTCAGTGTTGGATTGTCATCAGCTGAGTAGTCGGAGATCACGGGTGTCGGGTAGTCACTATCTGAGAAGTCAGAGGTCATGGGTGTTGGATAGTCTGAGTCACCATCTGAGAGGTGGGAGTTGCAGGTGCCATATAGTCATCAGCTGAGAAGTGGGAGTTCCATGTGCCATATTGTCATCGGCTGAGATGTGGGAGTTCCAGGTATCAGACAAGCATCAGCTTAGTATTGAGGTCCTGGGTGTCCGACAGGTATCTTCTGAGCAGTGAGGTCTTCAATGTTGGACAGGCGTCAGCTGAGAAATGGGGTCCCATGTGTCAGACCATCATCAGCTAAGCAGTGAGAGGTTACGGGTGTTGGGTAGTCACCAACTGAGAATTGGGGGTACCAGGTGTCATGTAGTCATCACCTGAGAAGTGAGAGTTCCAGGTGTCGTATAGTCATTAGCTGAGAAGTGAGAGTTCCAGGTGTCAGACAAGCATTAGCTTAGTAGTGGGAGTGGGAGTCCTGGGTGTTCGATAGGTATCTTCTGAGCAGCAAGGGTCTTCAATGTCGGACAGGCATCAGCTGAGAAGTGGGTGTTGGATAGTCACCAACTGAGCAGTGGGGGTCCCGGGTGTCGTATAGTCATCAGCTGAGAAGTGGGAGTTCCAGGTGTTGTATAGTCATTAGCTGAGAAGTGGGAGTTCCAAGTGTCAGACAAGTAGTGGGGTCCCGGGTGTCTGACAGGTATCTTCTGAGTAGTGAGGTTCTTCATTGTTGGACAAGCATCAGCTAAGATGTGGGGTCCCGGGTGTCAGACCATCATCACCTGAGCAGTGGGAGGTTACGGGTGTTGGGTAGTCACCAACTGAGCAGTGGGGGTCCCAGGTGTCAAATAGTCATCAGCTGAGAAGTAGGAATTCCAGGTGTCAGACAAGTATCGGCTTAGTATTGGGGGTCACGGGTGTCAGACAGGTAGCTTCTGAGCAGTGAGGGTCTTCAATGTTGGACAGTGATCAGTTGAGAAGTGGGGTTCTCGGCTGTCAGACCGTCATCAGCTGAACAGTGGGGGTCCCGGGAGTCGGACACTCTAATATCTATGGTGGCACTGGCCAACTGATTGTTGGAGGAGATGTCTATCGGGAATGCCCTATTTTAGACTGACGATCTCTTTGTTCTCCTGGAGGTAAACTGCTAGTAATGTCTTTCAGCAGCTCTAATAGATAACACAGAAGCCTTTGGCCCTTGGCCGACTGAATGCTACTGCACGTGGCAGAGTTGGCCGAAATGACCGTTGGTCATTCGAAGATCAGTAGAAGCAACGTTCATCCAACAGCCATCATATGTGTATGAGGGGCTCAAGAGTCTGGAAGTCAGAGAAAGTTGCCTACCAAACGCTTTCTGCTGAATTCATCAAAGGTGTATGGACATTCTGGTGCCACACACTTCTGCATTGGGAGGGGAGTGACACCGCTGACATCATGTCTACAGATATGAGATGTGACGCCAAGGGGAGCTGTTAACAAAATATACTTCTCTGAGACCCGGCCATTTATGTGGAACCCACCCTAACCTAGGGAAGTTGAATTACAACTAGAATATATGACCCGGTTTATCACACAACAATACAAACCCTTGACTTTACCTTGGAAAAAAAATACAGACCCCCTAAAAAAAATGGCCCAGTCGACAGAACTTCACACTTTGCCATTTTTGATATTTCCATATGTAGAATCACACTTCCCACTTGCCAGGACGATTATGGTGTTGGGGACTTCCATGCAATGTTCAACTTTGTATTAATTTATCCCCATCTGATCAATATTGTTTTCCAGTTGGTTATCCGCCGCCGGCCGCTGCTGTACATCGTAGGCATTCTTGTTCCTAGCATCCTTCTTATGGTCGTGGACCTCATGAGCTTCTATCTGCCCCCCGATAGCGGGACTCGGATCATGTTCAAAACTAGCATTCTTGTTGGATACACGGTCTTCAGGGTCAACATGGCTGATGAACTACCAGCTACCACCTTAAGTGTTCCGTTAATTGGTGAGTCCATCAAATCACAAGTAGATTAATTATATTATAAATTGTAGATCTTACTTCTACTTCTCCACTCTTATTTAAAGCCAAGAGTCATGAATAGACTGAGACTTCCATAGATTGAAAAACCCTTTATACGACACCTAAGTTGGCCAACTACTAAATGGAGaaatatgttttttttctataGGGGTGTTCTTTATTGTATGCATGGCCCTCATGATTTTAAGTCTTGGCAAATCCATTGTGGTGATCAAGTTTCTTCACATTGAAAAAGATGCCCCCACCACGACTCTGATATCCCAATGTCCACTGGTGACCAGGAGAAGACATGGTCAATATGACGACAACACAGAAGATAACTCCATGGGTTCCACCAATGAAACCGCAGGTAAAAACATAAAATTGGTAATATGAAGTCATGAATATCTGATATCACAGATCTTATTATTGAAGGTCGCTCTCTAAGAGATGATCACCTAAACCTGAGCTGAAAAATAGGTCTTCTAGTTGTGTGATCCTCTCAAAAAAGTGTACATAAATGATGGCTTTGAAAAAGATAAAGATGTTGTGTTCTCGAGGAGGTGGAGATGGGTAACTGTATACTACACGCTCACTAATAATCACTAATTAGAATATATAATAGGTTGGATGGGTTCCCGGAAAACTTGACCAGTTTCCAGTTTTTAATCACATCCCTTCGATATGCCAGGAGGAGTTTTACAGATTTATCCACCATGACACTTCCTTAAAAAGCAAGCTTAGCTTCTCTTGGCGTTAACCTGAATACTGTAAAGCTGTGCATACATAGGATAATGTCGGACAGATATCTGCCAGATGGCCAAGAGTTTATGTGCTTTCGACTGGGAAAGAAGAAATAGCAATTTCCAGACTTATTTGGCATTGAACAATCTCCCATGAAAACGAGAAGAGAATCCAATGGCTCAATCCATTTCTTACAAGATCTGCCGGGAGGCCCCCAGACAAATCAGATGGTGGTCGCGCCCATGTTGGTCGCGCATGACATGTTGATTCAAATGACTTTCATTTAAGGTGTAAAAAAAACAAGTCGATCACTTAGGGTCTGTCTGCTTGGACGCCCATCAATCTTGAAGGAAAGGCTTTGCAAAGCCCAAACCAAATGAATTGGAGGTATAGTCTGCACACCACCTCTCCagttattgtctatgggactgccagagaaCAGCATTGTTGTATCTCTGGCGGTCCTGTAGAAGATAAATAGGGCATAGGTGTGCATGCTCAACTTGCATCCCCATTGAGATGGGCTCTGCAGAGCCAGATTTTTTGGACATGTCTGGGTCCCACTAGTTGGACCTCAAGAAATCAGCGATCTATCACCTATACCATGGATAAGTCATAACTTTAAAAGTTTATGAAAGCAGTGGGTGGCCATATATGTTTCCTATAGAATTGTATTATGGTATAAAATATTCAAATCAATGGACCACCACTTCATACATGGTTGCAAAGAGTCCTCCAAAGTGGTCCGGACTCCTGTATGATGTTCTTATTTCCTAATATTGACTGATAGGATAACCTAATTATTTTGCATTACAGAAAGCCTTTGTGGTGTGGACGAAGTGTTTCAGAGCGAAGTAATACCGGATGATCCTTTGATGGAGCAGATCCTACAAGCGGTCACTTCGATTCGTTCCTACGTGGAGGAAATGAAGACAGAAGAGACCTGGCACAGCCAATGGCTGAACCTGTGCTATAAATTAGACAGTGTTATGTTCAGAGCCTATATGCTGCTCTTCACGGCCTACACGGCCACTCTTACATGTTTATGGTGGGCATGGAGTTCATACACTGTACCTACATGAAAGAACGAACATCGCGTGCACTTGCGTAATCAATCTCACCTAAAAATACCATACAGAACTCATCCACATTGAAGGTTTATTCCCATCTTTAGCAGTGATCACCTCTCACGTAGGATAGGTGTTGACTTGCTGACTGGTGGGGAGGATCTACTAGGACGGCTATTGATCCTGAGAATGGTGTTGTGGTCAAGCAACAGTGCTCCATTCATTGCCTATGAGACTGACCAAAAAAGAAACTTGCTATATCTACATCACTTCCaatcagtgtcggactggctaccggagaaaccgccagtaataccgggcctggctgcggttacctgcattgaaatccgaagctttcacctgagctccggagtgcagactgtgccgactgattccccggcaattgtggttctgttcatgacagctgcggacaaacCGGGCTGAATTCCGGAGGCTTCGGAGTTCAGTGTGGCCTGTCCATAGCTGTCATGAACAGAACCGCAATCGCTGTAGAATCAGTCGGTGCTTTCGATTCagtcctaaaaaccctgagtccagtccagactgcactccggagctcaggtgagagctccagagttcaatgcaggtaaccgcagccaggcccggtattactggcggtttctaTGGTGGCCAGTCCGACACTGCTTCCAATTAATAATGAATGGAGTGATGGGGCGCATGTCCGACCTCCTCTCCATTCAAAAGGAAGCATTTCACACACCCATTCTTGGTATTGGGGGAGTCTCAGTTGTTGAACTCTCACTATGGATAAGGGATAACTTCTAAagatgggaataacactttaataCTCGTTAAGCTGGATGTTCACGTTATGGTCtatattataatccagagctgcattcacaattctgagcTTCAGAGCTGAACTCTCCCATTATTCCATGATGTTTGATGATTTGCATTTTAGGAAGTGCAGTCGCTACACCAGGCAATGTATAGTAACATTGACGGAGCCCATCTAAGACATTGGGGATGAATCTGATTACAAGATGGTGGACTGTTTCCAGTATCGGCCAGAAGATTACTGTATATAACTATAGATGGTAACTTAAATTGAAAAGTTATCCCCTATCTATGTAAATTAATTATCACTGGGACCCCAAATGACCCTGAGAATGGGATTGTCTCAACCAAGTAGCGCTGCGCATGCTCAACCTCCACTGCATTAACTGTCGATGGGTCTACCGGAGATAGTTGAGTACAGCTCTTGGCTATTTTCGGTTCCGGGTTTGCATTTGGTCAGAGCCAGAGCTGCAACCAGATGATCGTTGGGGGTGTCTGGTTTTCGATCCCCAACAATCTGATATTGAGGACTCGATCATCAATAATATGaggctggacagcccctttaatgtaACAATCCCGTTGTACATTCTACATTAGGTAGGTACCTAGTGATGGAGCTTCATCCTCTACTGTATATCGTTTAATGATAATAATCGCCTTTATTTCTGACGTCAGTTAAAGTTAAGGTAAAATAAAATAATTACTAATATTTCACTCAGAAAATAAAGTTTACGCCTTACATTGTATTGTGCAGTGTTAAATGTTTAGTAGTAACGATACCAGTGATTTTATACATGGAAATCTCCgatgtgatgactgtcactaggtggcgctagacacactTGAatacagtaaatggagaggtactcAGACAGGCTGAGATTGTAAACCCACTTCCTTAGGAGACACCTCCTGAGAAAGTGGGGTTAAGAAACGTGCGTTGAGGCGGCTGGACCGGACAGAGCTCATCTGCGCTTACTCACATGTGTTGGGGGAGTGGACGAGTTGCTGGAGAAAACCTTTTCATTGTCATGACAGCCTCAGGTATGGAACCTGAttctcacattgccttgtgaggCTCTGGATATTAAATATATTTACTTTCTTTTAGTGTAACTAAGGTTAAGTACTGTTTCCTTGCTGGAAATTTCTTGTTAGTTTATGtcaggtgcagccggtttgtgagcactccccttccctttaaatagtcacattttCCATCACCTGATGCTGGTGATAGAAAgcattctgaactgaccaccgtTGAAGAAGGAAATATGTGGAGACTGTTAAAGACATGCCGCCTGCAGCCCTGGCTTTTGGTTGCAGCAGTTAAGTTGCTGACCTCTAGCCTTTTGCAGCCCTTGTGTTTGGCTGGAATAGTTGGTGCATATCCTTTTTTctttgtccctctgtctgtcttccttcccctgtgTTTTATTACAGTAGTGGTGACTTCTAGTGCACTCACCAGCCTTGGCATTACACAAGGTGAGTGTAGGGACAGCTAGGGACTAAGCATGTGACAGCGAcaaggggaaggactcgtatagggatgttaggggaaaTGAGGGgtgtaaaggggctttacacgcagcgacatcgctagcgatgtcacttgtgaaagcacccgcccccgtcgtttgtgcatcacgggcaaatcgctgcccgtggcgcacaatatcgttagtccccgtcacacggacttacctgcctagggacgtcgctgtggctggcgaaccgcctcctttctaaggtggcggttcgtgcggtctcacagcgacgtcacactacagccgtccaatagaagtggaggggcggagagaagccgaaagaaagttacgcccacctcattgccggaggacgcaggtaaggtgttgttcctcgttcccgggatgtcacacgtagcgatgtgtgctgtctcaggaatgacaaacaacctgcgtccagcaccagcaacgattttttgaaagtgaacgacatgtcaacgatcaacaattaggtgagtatatttgatcgttaacggccattcatagctgttacacgcaacgatgtcgctaacgaggccggatgtgagtcacgaattccatgaccccagcgatatctcgttagcgatatcgttgc from the Anomaloglossus baeobatrachus isolate aAnoBae1 chromosome 11, aAnoBae1.hap1, whole genome shotgun sequence genome contains:
- the HTR3B gene encoding 5-hydroxytryptamine receptor 3B isoform X2; this translates as MADLFITAILLSAALQTFAIDVPQIKNSSLLHLTTNLLINYSKGVRPVKNWSRATMVYIDLFVHAVLDVMWKDEFLTWNSSQFDGIGEISLPLNAIWVPDIVINEFVEDGKSPDLPYVYVSSSGTIRNYKPMQVVSACSLETYAFPFDTQNCSLTFTSCLHTVNDLNLSIWRSYEEISNDKSIFLNDGEWELLSVPSNYEILHTHGGSFAQVQFNLVIRRRPLLYIVGILVPSILLMVVDLMSFYLPPDSGTRIMFKTSILVGYTVFRVNMADELPATTLSVPLIGVFFIVCMALMILSLGKSIVVIKFLHIEKDAPTTTLISQCPLVTRRRHGQYDDNTEDNSMGSTNETAESLCGVDEVFQSEVIPDDPLMEQILQAVTSIRSYVEEMKTEETWHSQWLNLCYKLDSVMFRAYMLLFTAYTATLTCLWWAWSSYTVPT